Below is a genomic region from Sinobacterium norvegicum.
TGGTCATTATGGCAATATCCCCCATTTTCTGGATGCGACCCAGTCCACGACAAAAACAGTTGGAGCGGCTGCGAGCATATGCGGGTAAGCGGGGTTTGGACGTGTCGATCAGAAAGCTACCACAGAAGCTACGCTACCGTCATGACTTCGACATGATGAGCTGTTACAGCAAGTACCACCCGCGAGGAGCAAAGCAGCAAGAGGTGGTGCGTAAAAAGTGGTTTATCTCACTGGAAAAAGGCTTTGATTGGGTGAGCAGACCGGACCTTGAATACCAACAACAGCTACAAAACATCACTGATAGTCTACCTGACAGCTGTAGCTATGTTGAAGCTGAGCAGTTATTTGTGGCCGTTTATTGGCGAGAGAAAGGTGATAGTAGTACAGTTGATCAAGTCGCCGAAGTTATTGAAAAAATAATGTTAATTCAGTCGCAAAAATACCGAGAGCAATAGCAATGGTGAAAAAAGGGATCTATAAGCATTATAAAGGTGCTTATTATCAGGTCGAAGGGGTGGCTCGCCACTCCGAATCAGAGGAACAACTGGTGGTCTATCGCCCGATGTATGGTGATCGCGCTCTCTGGGTCAGGCCGTTATCTATGTTTGTGGAAACCTTATCAACTGACAAGGGGGTGTTCGCCCGCTTTAGTTACGTCGGTGATGAACTGCCGGTAGAATAGTCTGTAAGCTATATATAATAAGGCTTGTAGCTGTTTATTTTGACGTTATTCGGTCAATTATTTTAATGACAAGACTTGACCTTGATAGCCGAGTGCGATTATAACTTGCGGCAATTGATACGTTTACCGTTTTTTTTACCTCTTATTAATGTAGGGAACTAATGACTAAATCCTTAGTTATTGTGGAGTCACCAGCCAAAGCCAAGACAATCAACAAATACCTTGGTAATCAATATGTTGTAAAGTCTAGCGTTGGTCATATACGCGACTTGCCGACCAGTGGCAGTAAAACCAATGCTGTCGACCCTGCGGCGCGGGCGAAAGAAGCGGCTAAGACTCGTAAGATGCCGGTGGAGAAGAAAGCGGCCTATAAAAAGAAGAAGGCAAAAGATCAGTTAGTCAGGCGAATGGGTATTGACCCTGAAAACGATTGGGCCGCGCAGTATGAAACCCTGCCAGGAAAAGAGAAGGTCGTCAGTGAATTAAAGCGGTTGGCCGAGACCGCTGACACCATTTATCTCGCGACGGATTTGGACCGCGAGGGTGAGGCGATTGCCTGGCACCTGCGGGAAACTATTGGCGGTGAAGATGATAAATACAAGCGTGTGGTTTTTAACGAAATCACCGAGACAGCGATTAAAGAGGCATTTAACACCCCCTCTGAGCTAGATATGAGTCGGGTCAACGCTCAGCAGGCTCGACGCTTTCTAGACCGTGTTGTCGGTTACATGGTTTCGCCCTTATTGTGGGCCAAAGTTGCCCGTGGCCTATCAGCTGGCCGAGTACAATCTGTGGCGACCAAACTGGTCGTTGAGAAAGAGCGAGAGATTCGTGCCTTCATCCCAGAGGAGTATTGGGATATTGCGGCTGACCTCACCACCACCGATCAGCAAGCGCTGTCGATGGAGGTCAAAAAGTATCAAGGTAATGCTTATCGCCCCACTAATGAGGTCGATACCATGGCTTCTGTGGCGGCGCTAAATGATGCCAGTTTTACCGTTGTTAGCCGCGAAGACAAGCCGACCAGGACTAAACCAACCGCCCCCTATATTACTTCGACATTGCAGCAGGCGGCGAGCACACGCCTCGGTTTTGGTGTGAAGAAGACGATGATGATGGCTCAGCGTCTTTACGAGGCGGGTTATATCACCTATATGCGTACAGATTCGACCAATTTAAGCAATGAGGCCGTGGCTAATTGCCGTGACTATGTTGCAGATAATTATGGCAAGAAATACCTGCCTGAAGCGGCGATTAGTTACTCAAGCAAAGAGGGTGCACAGGAGGCGCACGAAGCCATCCGTCCCTCAGATGTTGGCTGTATTACCGCTCATCTAAAAAATATGGAACGCGATGCAGAGCGTCTGTATGAGTTGATTTGGCGTCAGTTTGTCGCCTGCCAAATGGTACCGGCTGAATTTACCTCGACCTCTATTGTGGTTGAGGCTGTGGGGTATGAGCTGCGTTGTAAGGGGCGGGTTATTCGCTTCGACGGCTTTACCAAGGTGCAGCAACCACAAGCGAAGAAAGCCGAGGACGTCATCATGCCCGACGTCAAACAGGGCGAGGTGCTGAATCTACAGCAGGTTATTCCAACTCAGCACTTTACCAAGCCGACGCCGCGCTATACTGAGGCGAGCTTAGTCAAGGAGCTGGAGAAACGTGGTATTGGTCGACCTTCCACCTATGCTGCGATCATCTCGACGATCCAAGACCGCGGATATGTACGGGTTGAGAATCGTCGTTTCTTCGCTGAGAAAATGGGCGATATCGTCAGCGACCGTCTCAGTGAGAGCTTTGTTGACCTGATGGATTTCAGTTTTACCGCCAGAATGGAAGAGGCGCTGGATGGTGTTGCCGCTGGCACTAAAGACTGGAAAAAATTGCTCAATAATTTCTATACCGATTTCCGGGTTCAGCTGGATCAGGCAGAGTCTGACGAGGGTGGTATGCGTGCTAATAGCCCGACACCAACGGATATTAAATGCCCAGACTGCGGCCGCGACATGCAAATTAGAACAGCCAGTACGGGGGTGTTTTTAGGGTGTTCAGGGTATAGCTTGCCGCCCAAAGAGCGCTGCAAGTGTACGATTAACTTGGTGTCAGGCGATGAGGCGGTTAGTACTGAGTTAGATGAAGAGGCAGAATCTCGTCTGTTGCTGAATAAGCGCCGTTGCCAAATCTGTAACTCGGCGATGGAGTCCTACCTGATCGATGAGCAGCGTAAGCTGCATGTCTGTGGTAACAACCCGGATTGCTCAGGCTATGAAATAGAAGAGGGCAGCTTCAAGATTAAAGGCTATGAAGGGCCGGTGCTTGAGTGTGATAAGTGCGGTTCTGAAATGCAGCTCAAATCGGGCCGTTTTGGTAAATACTTTGGCTGTACCAACGAGGGCTGTAAAAATACCCGCAAGCTGTTGCGTAGTGGTGAAGCCGCGCCACCAAAAATGGATCCGGTTCCGATGCCTGAACTTGCTTGTATCAAGGTTGAGGATACCTATATTCTTCGTGACGGTGCAGCCGGGCTATTTTTGGCGGCCAGTAAGTTTCCTAAGAACCGAGAGACGCGGGCACCGCTGGTGTCTGAGTTGTTGCCACACCAGGCCGAGATCGATCCAAAGTATGACTTTTTGATGAAGGCACCCGTGGCGGACCCTTCCGGCAACCCCGCCATTATTCGCTATAGTCGCAAGACTAAAGAGCAGTATGTGCTGAGCGAGGTTGAAGGCAAGGCCAGTGGCTGGACAGCTTATTACGTCGGCGGTAAGTGGGTTGAAGAGCAGAAGAAAAAACGTGTAGTTAAGAAAAAGGCGACGAAGAAAAAGTAGACGCCTTTCAATTAATCCAAAAAACCCGCAAAGGCGGGTTTTTTTTATAGAGCATAGCCAAGAGGTATCCTGCTATGAGAGATTATCAACGCCGAATAGCGTCGCTGCTGCAGTATTGTCAGCAGCAGCTAACGTTGGCCAAAAAGCTGAATGAGGCGGAGCGCCGTGGGCTGATGGAGGCCGCTGTGACTCATCTTTACACCGCCTATCGCAGTTATGTGGTTGAGGTCGTCTCTTCCTATCATGTGACCGAGGATTCTTTGCCAACATCATGGCAGTTGCCTGAGGTGGTAGAGCTCTTGCAGCAGGGGCAGCATCAAAGCGGCGAACTCAATGAGCTGCTGACATTGTCGAGACAGGGCTGGCTGTGTCAGTTGCTGACGCTCCATAGCCGTACTTTGCAGCTGGAACAGACGATGCCGATAACGCGTAAAAATGCTGGACAGTTTGCGATTGCAGCGGTGAATCTCGATGCGCCAGTGATTGATTTTGATATGGCGACCATCGTGTCGATAAAAACCGGTTTTACCGAGTTAATTCAACGCCAGCGTCAGCACTCAGTAGAAAGCTAAGCATCTTATTGTGTGCAATCCTGCTCGAAAGGCTTGTTAAATCTGACAAAGCGGTGTTATAAAGAAGTTCTAGTTACTTACAAAAAGAAGGTGGGCGTAGTGTCTTCTCTACTGGAAATTGTGGAACTTGCTAATGGCGAGATTGTATTACGACATGCGGATGGCGATGGACGTCCTCTGATTAATATCCGATTCACCAACGAGTCTGAGATGGTATCGGCGACGGCTCGACTTGAGGTTGCCAAGGCAATGATTCAAGCCGGCATGGCGACCTTTGCCGAGATTGTCGAGAATCAAGAAGAGGAGGCTGTATTCCAGGCTGAAGAAGTCTACGAGGGCAGTGAGCAAGAGTTATCACGTGAGGTGGTACTTCACTGAGCTTAATGACAGGGTGAATTGAGTCAGTTGTTGCTGGTTGTCCCTGAATTACTCATGGCTGGAGACGTTTCGTCGTCAAGCCAATTTAATTGAACTCCCTGGGTATCTGGTTTAGCGAATAAGCAGGCAGTGGCTTTTGCCGTTGATTGCGGCGTAGGCTAATTCGTCCTGATTGATGGTGCTGGTGCTGTTCAGGTTGGCTACAACCGTATTGCTTTTGCCGCTATTGAGACAGCGCAGCAACAAATTGTGCAGTTGCTCGTCTGAGTCGCTGTTGATGATCAATATAGGACGCTTTTCCAAGCCAAATTGTTTCAGGATCTGGCGGTTTAGTGAGGGTGGGTTTATCCATGTAACCCAGCGCTTACTGTCTTCCCCTGCGAGATGGCTGATAATGGGAAGTATTAGCAGTTCTTGGCTGGGGTGGCCCTTAATGCAAATCTCGGTAATATACTCGTTGTTAACTGCATTGTCGTTTTGTTCTAGTGCGGCAAATAATGGCATAATACGTCCCTTTTAATCTGTTCAATTCGCCAGCATGGCTGGCGTCAAGCTACTTAGTGTTGGCGAATAACCCCAACGCTGATACCTTCAATCGATACATCTTGTTCGGCTAAGTCGACGACTATTGGCTCGAAGTCTTGATTCTCAGGGAGCAGCAATAATTCTCGTTTGGTCTTACCGCGTTTGAAGCGTTTAACCGTGACCTCATCTTCAATGCGGGCGACGACAATTTGTCCATCAGTGACCTGGCTGGTGCGATGAACAGCGAGTAGGTCGCCATCCATAATGCCGATATCTCTCATGCTCTCGCCGCGTACTCGGAGCAGATAATCTGCCTGTGGAGAGAAGAATGATTCTGGGATTTTGACGTGGTCGTCGATGTTTTGTTCGGCCAGTATTGGGTTGCCGGCAGCAACCTGACCAATAATAGGCAGGCCAAGTTCTTCCGCTTCTTGGGGCAGGCGAATTCCGCGAGAGGTGCCAGCAAGCATGATGATAGCGCCTTTTTTGGCCAGTGCTCGAAGATGTTCTTCTGCGGCATTGGGTGAGCGAAAGCCCAGTTCTTTGGCGATATCAGCCCGTGTAGGGGGGAGGCCTGAATCATTGATGTGGCGTTTGATCAAGGCGAGTACTTCGGCTTGTCTTGCAGTCAGTTTTATCATAGTTGCTTATCTGGTTATCCATACAGTACATGTAATTCTATACAGTGTTTTTCAGCTGTGCAAGTATTAATCAATGATTTAGCGCAAGTAGAGTGTCCCGAGGGGGGGATCTAGCGGTTAACAGGTGGTTGAGCGATGGCCACCGTAGGGCGCTACAGCGGCAGTCAGGTAGGGATTATTGTTCGGTTTCGAATGCTGGGCTTGTTTCTTCTGCTCGGTTGATCTTGATCAGCATCCCCATCAGCGGGTGGTCAACATAGTGTAGTTCGTCGCTCTTGAGCCGGCTATGGTTGTTAAGATTGGCCGTTTGCTCGACGTCATACTCGTTAGCCATCAGCGTCTGATACTTAAAGCCACTGTCGCTGAAGCTGCTGTAGCGTGGTGAGTTAGCTGTTTGGTAGGGCGATAGGCTGTCGTCGGCGCTATAACTGAATGTGTAGGTGTTGTCGTCACTGTCGAAGGATTCGCTGAAGCTGCTGAGCCAAAAGTTAGATTTTACG
It encodes:
- a CDS encoding DUF1653 domain-containing protein — translated: MVKKGIYKHYKGAYYQVEGVARHSESEEQLVVYRPMYGDRALWVRPLSMFVETLSTDKGVFARFSYVGDELPVE
- the topA gene encoding type I DNA topoisomerase, which gives rise to MTKSLVIVESPAKAKTINKYLGNQYVVKSSVGHIRDLPTSGSKTNAVDPAARAKEAAKTRKMPVEKKAAYKKKKAKDQLVRRMGIDPENDWAAQYETLPGKEKVVSELKRLAETADTIYLATDLDREGEAIAWHLRETIGGEDDKYKRVVFNEITETAIKEAFNTPSELDMSRVNAQQARRFLDRVVGYMVSPLLWAKVARGLSAGRVQSVATKLVVEKEREIRAFIPEEYWDIAADLTTTDQQALSMEVKKYQGNAYRPTNEVDTMASVAALNDASFTVVSREDKPTRTKPTAPYITSTLQQAASTRLGFGVKKTMMMAQRLYEAGYITYMRTDSTNLSNEAVANCRDYVADNYGKKYLPEAAISYSSKEGAQEAHEAIRPSDVGCITAHLKNMERDAERLYELIWRQFVACQMVPAEFTSTSIVVEAVGYELRCKGRVIRFDGFTKVQQPQAKKAEDVIMPDVKQGEVLNLQQVIPTQHFTKPTPRYTEASLVKELEKRGIGRPSTYAAIISTIQDRGYVRVENRRFFAEKMGDIVSDRLSESFVDLMDFSFTARMEEALDGVAAGTKDWKKLLNNFYTDFRVQLDQAESDEGGMRANSPTPTDIKCPDCGRDMQIRTASTGVFLGCSGYSLPPKERCKCTINLVSGDEAVSTELDEEAESRLLLNKRRCQICNSAMESYLIDEQRKLHVCGNNPDCSGYEIEEGSFKIKGYEGPVLECDKCGSEMQLKSGRFGKYFGCTNEGCKNTRKLLRSGEAAPPKMDPVPMPELACIKVEDTYILRDGAAGLFLAASKFPKNRETRAPLVSELLPHQAEIDPKYDFLMKAPVADPSGNPAIIRYSRKTKEQYVLSEVEGKASGWTAYYVGGKWVEEQKKKRVVKKKATKKK
- a CDS encoding DUF6586 family protein, which gives rise to MRDYQRRIASLLQYCQQQLTLAKKLNEAERRGLMEAAVTHLYTAYRSYVVEVVSSYHVTEDSLPTSWQLPEVVELLQQGQHQSGELNELLTLSRQGWLCQLLTLHSRTLQLEQTMPITRKNAGQFAIAAVNLDAPVIDFDMATIVSIKTGFTELIQRQRQHSVES
- a CDS encoding SulA-like leucine-rich domain-containing protein, translated to MPLFAALEQNDNAVNNEYITEICIKGHPSQELLILPIISHLAGEDSKRWVTWINPPSLNRQILKQFGLEKRPILIINSDSDEQLHNLLLRCLNSGKSNTVVANLNSTSTINQDELAYAAINGKSHCLLIR
- the lexA gene encoding transcriptional repressor LexA yields the protein MIKLTARQAEVLALIKRHINDSGLPPTRADIAKELGFRSPNAAEEHLRALAKKGAIIMLAGTSRGIRLPQEAEELGLPIIGQVAAGNPILAEQNIDDHVKIPESFFSPQADYLLRVRGESMRDIGIMDGDLLAVHRTSQVTDGQIVVARIEDEVTVKRFKRGKTKRELLLLPENQDFEPIVVDLAEQDVSIEGISVGVIRQH